The window AGAAATTGAGTAGAGAAAGGGTCACCTTGTAATGTTTGAGGAGCTGTGGCCTTTTCAACTTGAAAGTTGGAGTTATAAGATCTCTTTCAATATCGAAAAGGTTTGGTTCCAAATGAACCGCTTTTAACATTTCGAACCCTTTAAGCTACAAATACATTAAAAGAAAGAcattattaaaagtaataaatcatttcaaaatttaaaattgggTAAAAAAGTATACGTACTTGGTATTGCTTTGCGGTAGAGTTAAGCTCATCCAAGAAGTATTTTTGAGCTTTGAGATTTTGACATAGAGATTCAAAATCATTGGGAGATGATTGGTTATTAAGTTTAGCCCAATCTTCAATAGCCTTTCTCTCGGGTACAACCACTGCTACCAGAAAAGACTCGAAACTGTTTCCATAGATCCATATCTATAACATTATTGGTAGATAATATTATTAGATAACACATACTATAAATATAGTATTGAAGAAATGTTGTTTTAACTTAGATATATCACTAAATACATACCTGAGCAATGAGAGGGCATCTTGAGTAAGTGTTCTCGAGGTTTTCGACAGCAACATATTCACCTTGAGACAACTTGAAGATGTTCTTCTTCCTATCTATGATCTTCATCGATCCATCTTCTTGCCATTCCCCAATATCTCctacaaacataaaaaaaagttaactgCTTAGAGAACCATTATCGCATTGggtttcttattttgttttttttttctttttttttaaaagaaggAACCAATCGCGTGCCGCTACATGTTATTGGGCCCGTAAACAGCACTAAAGACACACCAAAGACGTCTCCTATTTCGTTACTTTTGCATACGTTTTTACTAAATTATGCGGGACCCACGCCTTAAAACCTTTGTTTATATACGGCGATAAATGTGCTCTTATGAGTTCTGAGTTTAAACAGTCAAAAAGTTAACTGCTTATGAGTTCTGAGTTAAGAAAAAAAGATCAACAATACCTGTGTGGAACCATCCATTGATCACGACTTGATCAGTTAGGTCTTGTCTTTTGTGGTAACCAGAGAACATTGAATTTCCTCTAAGACAAATCTCTCCTCTAGCCACATCCCCGGAAAAAGCTTCATAACCCATCTCTGGTACAGAAACTAGCCTTGCCTCCACCGTAGGCATTGGCACACCCACTGTCCCCACCATAGAAAATACTCCTGCTAAAGTCGTGAAGCTCCCTCCACAACTCTCAGTCAATCCTGTCACATTACCGTAATTGAAGTAGGTTTAGCCGAAACCAATAAAGACATTGAGTATACTAAAATATCCGTTTATATATGTAGACTTACCATAACCTTGAGAGAGATTAGAGGCAGGGATGATTCTCAAGAACTCCTCTACATGACGAGGTAAAGGTGCTGCACCTGATAACAACATATGAGCTCTTCCTCCTAATGCATCTTTTATCTGACAATTCAGTTCCAAAATTTGTAAGTCTATTACATATTTTTATCCAAGATATCCTCTATATAGTATTTCAGAagcatagatatataaaaactgTAATATAAATCTTCATTTTTTAGTAATCTTCTATTTTCCTGCGTGTCACACTGACCTTATCGAACATAAGTCTGTCTAGACGAGGAGAAGCTTCTTCTTGAGACAATCCTTTTCTCATATTCCCCAATTTACTGTACTCACAAGATGATGATACAGACACAGATTCACATTCATATATTTCGAAGGCCCATTGTTCTTATTTGAAGAAACAGAGAGAACTCACTAGTTATAAGCCAAATCGAAGAGTTTCTTGCGTATCAAACCACCAGCTGAGATTTTTTGCATTACACCTAAACTCACAAAATAATTTCTTTAAattcttattaaaaaaacaagagaGCGCAAGATTTTTCGATTTGATCAAATCTATTACCAGCATAGAGTTTGTCGTAAACTCGTGGAACACCGCAAAACACAGTTGGTTTCAGTGCATGAACATCATCCATCAAGTACCGAATGTCCTAGAAACAAATATAAGAGAGCAATTTTGtgaaaagtaataaaataaaggggtttaaactttttaaaaataaatttgcttACGCCACGCCAGTATCCAACAGAGGAGCCTCTGGATAAAAAGTAGATCTCCATGACTTGATCATAACAATGTGCTAATGGCAAGTACGAGAAAAACAAATCACTTGTGTCGCACtacaaaattccaaaaaatataaataaatgtcATTCCCTTAAATATGGCTCTAATCTCTAATGATATTATAAAACGAACGACAAAACGTATTGTTCGTCTCTATGCTAGGGACAACGAAACGAAGTAACGAACATCACAAATGTATGATATtcttaaaaagataaa is drawn from Brassica rapa cultivar Chiifu-401-42 chromosome A05, CAAS_Brap_v3.01, whole genome shotgun sequence and contains these coding sequences:
- the LOC103868651 gene encoding long chain acyl-CoA synthetase 2, encoding MAAAADHVVIMEEGRQATAEHPSAGPVYRCKYAKDGLLDLPADLDSPWQLFSEAVKQYPNEQMLGRRVTVDSKVGPYTWITYREAHDAALRIGSAIRSRGVNPGNCCGIYGSNCPEWIIAMEACMSQGITYVPLYDSLGVNAVEFIINHAEVSLVFVQEKALSSILACRKGCSSNLKTIVSFGEVSITQKEEAENQCVSLFSWHEFLLMGNSDETTLPRKQKTDICTIMYTSGTTGEPKGVILSNAAIMVEVLSIDKMLQVTDRSCDTSDLFFSYLPLAHCYDQVMEIYFLSRGSSVGYWRGDIRYLMDDVHALKPTVFCGVPRVYDKLYAGVMQKISAGGLIRKKLFDLAYNYKLGNMRKGLSQEEASPRLDRLMFDKIKDALGGRAHMLLSGAAPLPRHVEEFLRIIPASNLSQGYGLTESCGGSFTTLAGVFSMVGTVGVPMPTVEARLVSVPEMGYEAFSGDVARGEICLRGNSMFSGYHKRQDLTDQVVINGWFHTGDIGEWQEDGSMKIIDRKKNIFKLSQGEYVAVENLENTYSRCPLIAQIWIYGNSFESFLVAVVVPERKAIEDWAKLNNQSSPNDFESLCQNLKAQKYFLDELNSTAKQYQLKGFEMLKAVHLEPNLFDIERDLITPTFKLKRPQLLKHYKSIIDQLYTEAKASRA